The following proteins are co-located in the Pedobacter sp. FW305-3-2-15-E-R2A2 genome:
- a CDS encoding M57 family metalloprotease: MKTNLLFKSGTITLAVMMVFTTIISCKKNRNNAEVPTETGSVLTKEEQLGIAKAGFSPTGAFKADGGYIVEGDIFLKPSDLITQAALIKELQSGKPVTEQYKTTFQVTGLPRVLKIKVSAGAAQKVFTDATTEAIKRYNDLSLKLTLTLLDSASATTEDILIKGETFSDPRVLGQSAGFPDANGNPATPIKLSNTHYNKDFTNNNLLATVVAHEIGHAIGFRHTDYADRTYSCGLTPWEAFLRQLGISVGNEGDGGVGAIHIPGTPVGGEPGSWMLACSDGTNRPFTASDVVAIKALYPKTN; the protein is encoded by the coding sequence ATGAAAACAAACCTATTATTCAAATCAGGGACCATCACCCTGGCTGTGATGATGGTCTTCACGACGATCATCAGCTGCAAAAAAAACAGGAACAATGCTGAGGTACCTACAGAAACAGGATCAGTTTTAACCAAAGAAGAACAGCTCGGCATTGCCAAAGCTGGTTTTTCGCCAACAGGAGCTTTCAAAGCAGATGGCGGATACATTGTGGAAGGAGACATCTTCCTGAAGCCTTCAGATCTGATTACTCAGGCAGCCCTGATTAAAGAACTGCAATCTGGCAAGCCAGTTACGGAGCAGTACAAAACCACCTTCCAGGTCACCGGATTACCAAGAGTCCTCAAAATAAAAGTGAGTGCAGGCGCGGCCCAGAAAGTATTTACAGACGCCACCACAGAAGCCATTAAAAGGTATAATGACCTTAGCCTGAAGTTAACCCTGACTTTACTTGATTCGGCCTCAGCGACGACCGAAGACATCCTGATCAAAGGAGAAACTTTTAGCGATCCCAGAGTTTTAGGACAATCGGCCGGTTTTCCGGATGCCAATGGAAATCCTGCAACACCGATTAAACTCAGCAATACCCATTACAATAAAGACTTTACCAATAATAATCTACTGGCAACGGTTGTTGCCCACGAAATCGGACATGCGATTGGTTTCAGACATACGGATTACGCAGACCGGACCTATAGCTGTGGTTTAACGCCATGGGAAGCTTTTTTAAGGCAACTAGGCATCAGTGTGGGTAATGAAGGCGATGGCGGAGTTGGTGCCATTCATATTCCGGGAACACCAGTAGGTGGAGAACCAGGTTCATGGATGCTGGCTTGTTCTGATGGAACGAATCGTCCTTTCACTGCCAGTGATGTTGTAGCCATCAAAGCTTTATATCCAAAAACAAATTAA